ATAACCTTATCGGCGATTGGGTATTCCATGCCCAGACTATGAAAATCCTTAACGGACTTAATGATGCCGGAGGTCTATACAACAACCTATGGAACGCCAAATGGTGGTCCCTTCTATTGTTGGCTCTCTCTTGTTTCGGAACAAAAGGTGTCAAGAATGAGAAAATCAAGTGGAGGCAGATTTGGATAATCATTGGCATTGGCGGTGTCCTGTTTCTCCTCAACTGGTGGATGATGAGTTTAGGTTGGCAAATTACTTACATCGTGACCACAGTTACCGGCTATGTTTGCCTCCTTTTGGGAGGAATATGGATGAGCCGTATGTTGAAAAACAACATGATGGACGACCGTTTCAACGATGAGAATGAATCATTTCAGCAGGAAACACGCCTGCTTACGAATGACTATTCCATAAACCTTCCCACAAAATTCTACTACAAAAAACGATGGAACGAGGGGTGGGTAAACATTGTCAATCCTTTCAGAGCGACAATCGTACTCGGCACTCCCGGTTCCGGTAAGTCATACGCCGTTGTCAACAATTTCATCAAGCAGATGATTGAGAAAGGGTACTCGCTTTATGTCTATGATTTCAAGAGTCCCGACCTCAGTACCATCGCTTTCAACCACCTGTTGAATCACCTTGACAAATACGGAGATGTGGAACCGAAATTCTATATGATAAATTTCGATGATCCGGAGCGCAGCCACCGTTGTAACCCCATTCACCCTGATTTCATGTCAGATATTGCCGATGCCTATGAGAGCGCATATACCATAATGCTCAACCTTAATAAGTCGTGGGTGCAAAAACAGGGTGACTTTTTTGTCGAATCTCCGATTGTATTGTTCGCGGCTATCATCTGGTTTCTGCGAATCTATAAAGGCGGACGGTATTGCACATTTCCTCATGCTATTGAGTTTTTGTGCCGCAGATATGAGGATATTTTTCCGATTCTAACCAGCTATCCGGACTTGGAAAATTACCTGTCGCCATTTATGGATGCTTGGCTCGGAGGGGCAGCGGAGCAGCTTGCAGGTCAGATTGCCTCGGCAAAAATACCTCTCTCGCGTATGATTTCGCCACAACTCTATTGGGTAATGACCGGCAATGATTTCACTCTTGACATAAACAACCCGAAAGAGCCGAAGATTCTATGCGTCGGCAACAATCCTGACCGTCAGAATATCTATGGTGCGGCCCTCGGACTTTACAATTCGAGAATCGTGAAACTAATCAATAAGAAAGGGATGTTGAAGTCCGGTGTCATTATAGATGAGCTTCCCACGATATACTTTAAGGGCTTGGATAACCTAATTGCTACGGCCCGAAGCAATAAGGTTGCCGTGTGTCTCGGTTTTCAGGATTTCTCACAGTTGGAACGTGACTATGGGAAGCCGGAGGCTGCGGTCGTGATGAATACAGTCGGCAATATCTTCTCCGGGCAGGTGGTAGGTTCGACCGCCAAAACTTTGTCTGAACGCTTTGGTAAGGTGTTGCAGAAGCGGCAGTCAATATCAATCAACCGTCAGGATGTAAGCCACTCATTCAACACTCAGATGGACTCGCTTATCCCGCCAAGCAAGATCTCAACGCTCACACAGGGAATATTTGTCGGAGCTGTTTCAGACAACATCGACCAACGCATTGACCAGAAGATTTTTCACGCAGAGATTGTCGTGGACAGTAAAAAGGTCAATGCAGAAATGAAAAAATATGTGCCGATTCCAATCCTGACCGATTTCAAAGATACCTCGGAGGATAAACACAAGATGAGAGCTGACATTCAGGCAAACTACGACAAAATAAAGCAGGACGTGCGGGATATAGTTGACAATGAGATTGCCCGCATAGATGCTGACCCTAAATTGCGACACCTTCTTCAGCAGAAGGGTTGAAACCATCAATTATAGATATATTGATGACTGATAACAATTTTGACAGCCGGGGTTATGACCTCGACTACTATAACCTCTTTCTTCGCCGATACCTTTCGGAGCATAGATTCCCGGAAGCGGAGGATGACCTATTTATCGCCAGCCGTTCTGAACACGCATACGATGTTTTCGTTGAATCCCGCCTTGCCGGTGACGAGTGGTATATTTCCAATGAAAAAGCAATGGCTGCACTTTACGCAGGATTTGAAATGTCACCTTACGATTTCATCAGCGGCCTGTTGCTTGATGAGTTTCAAGACAATATTTCACTTGAAGATGAATCCATTGAGTTTTGGACTTACACATTTATTGATGAGTTGAAAGATGAATTCAAAGGAATTACTTTGGGCGAAGAATTTTTCAACACTTCCGACGGGGAAGTATTCCGGCTGACGGTTATTGGCCGTATTACCTTATTCTTTGAGGAGTATGGCTTATAACAGATTACAAACAATGCGCGATAACATCGAGGCTATAAGACTTGCCCTGCGCCTTGATGTTGAACATCGCAATGCGGAAAATGCCCTTGAAAGGGAGATACTGCGCAAGTATGCCGGGTTCGGAGGACTGAAATGTATCTTGCAGGACGCCAACGAACTTGCCGACGCCGCAAAGTGGAGCAAGAGCGACATTGAGCTGTTTGCGCCTACGGTTGAACTTCGCCGCCTTATCCACGACTATTCCAAGAATGACAAGGAGTTTGCCGCTTATATGGACTCGCTGAAAGCGTCCGTGCTGACGGCTTTCTATACTCCTGAGCCTGTGATTGATGCCATCGCTGATTCGTTGAAGGCTAATGGTATTGAGGTAAAGAGTCTCCTTGAACCATCTGCCGGACAGGGAGCCTTTGTAGATTCGTTCCTACAACGCTATCCCGGTGCTGAGACATTGGCATTTGAGAAAGATTTGCTGACAGGCAAAATATTGGCTGCGCTCCATCCCTCAATCTCAACCGAGATAAAGGGCTTTGAGAAGATTGACCCAGATTTTGAGGGATATTTCGACGTGGCAGCGTCCAATATACCTTTCGGGGACTTTGCGGTTGCCGACCCCCGATATGCCACAAGCAAGGAGATTGCCTACCGTCAGTCAACAAGGGCTATCCACAATTACTTCTTCTTGAAGTCGCTCGACACCGTGCATGAGGGTGGAATTGTCGCTTTCATTGCCTCACAAGGTGTGATGAATGCCGCCAGCCCCTTTGTGCGCATGGAGATGATGCGCCGTGCTGACCTTGTGGGTGCTTTCCGTCTGCCCAACAACACATTCTCAGACAATGCCGGAACGGATGCCGGGTCTGATCTGATTATTCTTCAGAAGCACACCAACAAGAAAGCGTTGTCGGCTGATGAGGAATTTTTCATCCAGTCAATTGTTGACCGTGACACCAAGGCTCCGAATAATAAATATTTTGCGGCATTCCCTCAGAATGTTATATGCACAGAGGCTAAAGTTGGCACTGACCAGTTCGGTAAACCGGCTATCATCTACAAACATGAGGGCGGTGTCGATGGTATTGCCAGCGATATGCGCAAGGCACTCCATGAATCGCTGAAAATGCGCCTAAATCTGGACTTCTATAATAATAGGAGTCTAACACCGCCAACACCTGAGTCTGTTAAGCGTTCTACCGAAAACAAGGTAGAAAAGCCAAAGCGCATAGCGGATACCCCGTTGATGCAGCAATATCGGGAAATGAAGAAGAAACATCCCGATGCCATTCTCCTTTTCCGTGTAGGAGATTTCTATGAGTGTATGGGCGTTGATGCCGTCAAAGCGTCGGAGATACTGGAAATAACCCTGACCAGACGTCGCAACGGCAAAGCCGACAGTATAGAACTGGCAGGTTTTCCGCACCATGCCCTTGACACCTATCTCCCCAAGCTCGTAAGGGCAGGTCAGCGTGTGGCTATCTGTGAACAGCTTGAAGATCCAAAGCAGAAACAAAAGGAGGAATATAAGCCTACGGAGATTATAACGCCGCCACCGACGGTTGAACCAAAACCGGCTCCCGCTCCTGTTGAACCAGTAAAGGAGATTGAAACTGACGGTGGACCCGACTTCAACGACAATCCCGACCCGCGTCTGTTTGCCTACAATCTTTTTGGAGAGCTGGAACCATTGCAAAAACCGAAGCGTCAGCCACGACAGCCAAAGACCGAGGAAGATAAGCCGAGGCCTACTACCAAAATCCAGATTTCCGATGAGCAGGTAAAGAAATTCCGTCCACTATCTGATAAGGAGCTGGAATTTTATGGTTCTCTTGATTGGGAAACCAATCCGCCAATCAATGGATTCTACGAGACAATGATGTCGATTGCCCATCGTCAGCTTGCTGAAATGGAGGCGGAACGTCAGGCGATGGAAGCAACCAAGAAGGAAACCATTACCGAAGACGGCACTATTATCGAAATATCAAAAGGTGATTTTGTTCCGAAGCCAAGAGTGGCAGCGGAAGCACCCAAACCGGCTGAACGTGATATGTCTCCCCGTCCTTTCTCGGAGGATATTCAGTTCTTCCACCACAATGGCAGTATGGTCGTGGACAAGGGGCAGGTCGGTTTTCTCTCGGAAGTACGCAAAAATGGCGCGACATTCTCACCGCTCACTCTTAAACCGGAACAGGAGAAACGAGCCATGCTCTATATCACGCTGTCGGAAACTTATCAGCAATTATACCATTTTGAGGCTGAGACGCATGAGGAAAATGCAGATATGCGCGAACACCTCAATCAGTATTATGATGAATTTATAGACAGATACGGCAACCTCAACGAGAAACAGAATGTAAAATTCATACTCATGGACGCAAACGGGCGTGATTCGTTGGCTCTGGAGCGTGGCGAGAATGGTCATTTTGTCAAAGCTGACATCTTTGACCACCCGGTATCATTTGCCGTTGATGAGGTTACATCAGTTGATACCTCGATGGAGGCATTGACAGCTTCACTCAATAAATTTGGAGAGGTCAACCTCGAATATATGGGCAGTCTTGTTGATATGGAGCAGGAGGCGATGATTGACAGCCTTGCCGGACACATATATTATAATCCGCTCGTGTCAAACTTTGAGATTGCCGACCGCTTCATCGCCGGTAATGTAGTGCAGAAAGCCGAGAAGGTCAAGGAGTGGGTTAACCGCGAGGAAGAACGCATCAAGGATTTTCCCGGCTTTGACGGCGTTGAACCGTTCATTGACTTGTCGAAAGAATCATTGAAAGCGTTGGAGGAAGCCATTCCCCGAAAGATTACTTTCGATGAACTGGACTTCAATTTCGGTGAACGCTGGATTCCAACCGGAATATACTCCGCTTATATGAGTCACCTATATGGCACTGAAGTTAATATAGCCTATTCTTCATCAATGGACGAGTATTCCTGTGATGCCCGTCACAAGAATATGAAGATTTGGGAGGAGTTCTGTGTCAGAGGTTATTATCGTGTATATGACGGCATGAGCCTTCTCAAACACGCCCTGCACAACACAGTGCCGGACATCAAGAAGTCTATTGGCAAGGATGAGAATGGCCACGACATAAAAGTCCCCGACAGTGAGGCAATCCAACTCGCCAACACCAAGATTGATGAAATCCGTAATGGATTCTCGGACTGGCTGGAGGCTCAATCGCAGGAGTTCAAGGATAGACTTGTTGATTTGTATAACAGCAAGTTCAACTGCTACGTCAGACCTCATTATGACGGCTCACATCAGAAGTTTCCCGACCTCAACATGAAACTGTTGGGCGACCGCTACCATATCAATTCCGTATATCAGTCACAGAAGGATTGCGTATGGATGCTGATTCAGAACGGTGGAGGAATATGCGACCATCAGGTGGGCACGGGCAAGACCCTGATAATGTGCATGGCGGCTCATGAGATGAAACGTCTCGGATTGGTGAATAAACCGATGATTATCGGAATGAAAGCCAATGTTGCGGAAATTGCCATGACTTATCAGACAGCCTATCCCAATGCCCGTATCCTCTATGCGGATGCCAAGAGTTTCACAGCAGCAAACCGCGTGAACTTCTTCAACCAGATCAAGAACAACGACTATGACTGTATCATAATGTCGCACGACCAGTTCGGCAAGATACCGCAGTCTCCGGAGATGCAACAGCAAATCCTTCAATCCGAACTTGACACTGTTGAGGAGAATCTTGAAGTCATCAAGCAGCAGGGACACGACATTTCGCGTGGTATGCTCAAAGGTCTGTTGAAGCGTAAGGAGAACCTCACCGCCAAGATAACCACCATACAGTATCAGATGGAACAGTCCAAGGACAGTGTTGTTGACTTCAAACAGATGGGCATCGACCATATTTTCGTTGACGAGAGCCATTATCAGAACTTTTATGAATTTCCTAAATTTCGCATCAAGTTGCTGATTCTTATTTTGTTGCATTTTAATATAGTTCGGATTATTTATTGAGTGAGTTGTTATGAAATGAGGCATTGTACTTATTACAAGCACAATACCCCACATTCGTCATTTATGCAAACCCAAGAAAACCTCAAGTTCCATTTTACCTTTTGCCGATTTCCATTTCTTACCAACGCACCTCTGGTTTTCATCCTCAAGCGTTTCCAATGCTTTTTCCTCTTGTTCGGTAGTTATGTCAAGATATACCATTGTCGTTTGGATATTCTCATGCCCAAGCAAATAAGAGATTTGGGCAATGTTCATGCCGTTTTCAAGCCAATGGGATGCTTTGGCGTGCCTGAACTGATGCGCATGTATGTCCAAAGGAACGTCACTACATTTGCCATGCGCCATCTTTGCGTACCTTTTCAGCATTTTATTAACATTTTCCGCAGACATGGGTGTGTATATACCTCTGCTTTTTGAACTGAAGAGTAATGCTTCAGCATCGCCAGGATTAGGATGATACTCGGTAAGGTATTTCTTCAAATATTGAACAGGCTTTGCCAGAAGAGGTATTGGGCGTCTCTTTCGTCCTTTTCCTATGACAATTATGTGAGGCTTTGCGCAGTCCATGGTAATATTGCAAATCTTCAGCGTCAAAAGCTCATTGATGCGCACGGCAGTCGAATACAGAAGAAGCAGAAGCGTGTAATCACGAAAACCAATGGCGGTTCTTTGGTTTGGCATGGATAAAAGCGTGTCAACAGCCAACTTGCTGAGCCCGATCACTTTCCTTTTTGGAGTTTTTTCATTCGGCACATTCTCCGCCTGCAGGAACACTGAAACGAATGATATGTCATTATCTGATAGGTATTTCAGAAAAGCGCGCAAGGCGGACAATCTCACATTGCAGGTTGCCGGGCTACAGTTACGGACTTTTTTCATCCAAACAATCCACTCCTCAATGTTTTTCTTGCAAAAGCAATCAGCATTCAACGTTTCGGGCGTTATGCCTTTTACCGTTCTGAGGAACTCTGCATAAAGCGTCATGGAAACATGGTAGTTTCTTAGGGTATGTCGGCTGCACGCCTTGATGGAAGGCACATGGTGTTCAAGCCAGTCATGCAGGCACGCGGCAATCTGCATGGCCTGTGGGTTAATCTTCTTTTTCATAATCGTCTTGCGTTAATTGTTGGCTGATTTCATTGTCGGTACACGCCATTATGTCCGAAATCGCCGGAGTCAAAGAGTAGTAAGCCAATGTACTTTCTATTTGCCTGTGCCCCATACTCTTGCTTAGAGCCAGTAATTTGTCATGTACGGCAAATCCTTGGTGTGTCCAGCTGTTTATGTTCTCTATGGCGTAGTTGTGCCTTAGTTCGTATGGGATTGCGCGGGATGAATTGCAGCTTTGCCACAGCACCCTGAAGTGGTACGTTACCCATACAGGAGGGTGCGGCTTGTCATCCGGTGTCGGGAAAAACACCCTACGGTTCGGAATCAGCCCATCTATTTTTCCGTCATAAGTACGCATCAGGGGCAACATTGTGTCATGGAGGACTACATAATGCTGGTCATACCCTTTGCCACGTTTGATGGATACCACGCCATTTTCAAGGTTTACGTCATCGCGTTCCAGCAGGATGGCCTCGGTTGTCCTTATTCCTGAACTGTACAGTAAACGGAAGAACACCGGCAGTGTCATGCGCTGGATGGCCGCGAGTCTGCCACGCCTTGGCTTTATGTTGTCGCAAGCGTCAAAGAAGCGTTTCAATTCATAGTGTGTAAAAGGATGCGGCGTATAAGTCCTCGGCACAGACCTTGGCACTTGCGGCAAGTCAATTTTCGTCATTCCACGCTTGTTCATGTACTTGATGAAGTCTAAGACAGGATAGACACGTGACACGCAGGAGTTTGTGCATTCAGTCGGACGTTGCCTGCACCATCTGTCCACGATTTCTTGGGTAAGCTCAGTTTGTCCCGGATATTCCCTTGCGCAAAAATGATCGAACAGTATTACGTTCTTGACATAGCTATGGCTGTTACGCCCGGAAGCCTTGCGGTATTTTACATACCCTTCTATAGCGTTGGATAGGAATGAAATAGTTTTCATACGTCAAACACCCCCTTTCCTACGGGAAAGTATTCTATGCTCAATGAACATTCCTTCAGCCTCTTGAATTCCGCACTAAGGTAGCGGTCGAGAGAATCCGGGGACGCATGACCGAGGGTGGCACTTATGACAGGTTGCTGCACACCGCCCTGTAACAGGGCCGTTGCCACATTGTGGCGGAACAGATGCAGACTCTTTCTCTCATTTTCACCTTGTCTTATTCCTGCTTTGCACATGACTTTTGAGCATATAGCATCGAGATTGCTTGTATGAAGCCTTCTGTATGGCACCTGTACTGTGAGAAAAACATATGGTTCCGGGCTTCGGGGACGTTCTTTGAGCAGGTAATCAAATACAGCGTTTCCTACCACGGCACGGAGTGGCAATGTCAGGGGCTGTCCCGTCTTTGCCTGAGTGATTTTTATCAGGTCGTGTTCCCAATCGAAGCTGTCAAGCGTGAGTGCAGAGATGTCACATCCACGCAATCCCGTGTACATGGCCAAGGTTATGATGGCTTTGTCCTGTAGAGATATTGTGCTATCGTGTTCTAAAGTATGCCTGATAGCAGTCAGTTCTTGCTCCGTAAGGTATTGAATGTTTTTCCGCATATTGGGTATGGACGGCAGGTATGCGATTATACGTTCAACGGATTTGCCATAGTGAGGCAAACAGGCTTTCAGCCCATATTCCACCGAATATTTGAGCGAATGGCCCATTTTCGGTTTTATGTCTTTGGAAAACACTTCTAATACCGCATCTTCTGTTATTGATTCGAATGAGTACACTCCCATTTCCTGTAGCCGGAAGAAGAACGAAGATAGCGCATACTTCACATTTATTGAAAATTTGCAACGTCTGTCTACCATGTTGAAAGCCATGTCCGTTACATCCTTGTATTCTGCGCCGAGCAACTCATAGTGGTGAGGCTTGCTGTAGTGTTTGCAACCATCGGGTAATAATCCATTCTCAATGTATTGGCAGATTACACGCAACAGGCGTACCTTGTTCCTGTAGGTATACTTGTTGGACCACAATTCTTTTAATGTCGGTTCAACGTCGGAGAAACTCTGCCATTTATAATGGTTAGCATTTTCCGATAGCCACTCAGCCATTTTCTTCACATAGCCTATGTACATGGCTGAATAACCGGTTTCTTGTAAATAAGAAACAAGCCCCTCGACTTTTTCATTCAGATTAAATATGTCCATAATCGCATCTTGTTTAAAAGTTATTCTACAATTATGACGGAATATAATCAGAACTGTTTACGGATCAAAACAAATGATTACTAAATAATTGAGTAATTTAATAGGAAACTCATAAAAGTTCTGATAATGTGATAAATCCGGAATTTTGGATTTATGTCAGTGTTTCAAGAATCTGATGTTCAATACCAGACATGACCGTGTGGCTGGACTTGGCAACTCCGAAGGAAGCCAACGCTCACTGAATCTTCTCTATGCCATCCGTACCATCCAAGAGAGGACCGGGCGCGATTTGGGTGCGACTTTTCTCAGCGGCACCACAATCTCCAACTCATTGACGGAGTTGTATCTCCTGTTCAAGTATCTGCGGCCGAAAGAACTTGAAAGGCAGGAGATCCGGTGTTTCGACGCATGGGCGGCAATCTTCGCCAAGAAGACAACCGACTATGAGTTCAATGTCACCAACAGCATTGTAGCAAAGGAAAGATTCAGATACTTCATAAAGGTTCCGGAGTTGGCGGCTTTTTATAATGAGATAACGGATTATAGAACCGCACAGGATGTTGGTGTTGACCGACCGGAGAAGAACGAGATTCTTCACAATATCCCGCCCACGCCTCAACAGGAGGAGTTTATCCAGAAACTAATGGAGTTTGCCAAAAGCGGTGATGCCACAATATTGGGTCGTGCGCCATTGTCTGACACTGAGGAGAAGGCGAAGATGCTCATCGCCACAGATTATGCAAAGAAGATGGCTCTTGACATGAGAATGATTGACCCCAATTATTCTGATGACCCGAACAATAAGGCGAGCCACTGTGCCAAGATGATTGCCCAATACTACCATAAGTATGACGCTCAGAAAGGCACACAGTTTGTATTCAGCGATTTAGGAACTTACAAGCCGGGCGAATGGAACATATACTCTGAGATCAAGCGTAAATTGATTGAGGATTATGGTATTCCTCCGCATGAGATAAGGTTTATCCAAGAGTGCAAGACTGAGCGGTCACGAAAGGCTGTCATTCAGGCTATGAATGACGGCGATGTGCGGGTGCTTTTCGGCTCAACCTCCATGTTGGGAACTGGCGTAAACGCCCAAAGGAGAGCTGTCGCTGTCCATGAATTGGAATGCCCGTGGCGTCCGAGCGACCTCGAACAACGCGAGGGTCGCGCTATCCGTGCCGGCAACGAGATTGCCAAACTGTATGCTGATAATAAGGTGGATGTGATTATCTACGCGGTTGAGAAGTCTTTGGACTCCTACAAGTTCAATCTTCTTCATTGCAAGGCTACGTTCATAAACCAACTTAAAAGTGGTGCATTGGGAGCGCGAACAATCGACGAGGGTTCTATGGACGAGAAGAATGGCATGAATTTCTCTGAGTACATGGCTATCCTATCCGGCAACACCGACCTGCTCGATAAGGCAAAACTTGAAAAACGGATAGCGGCGTTGGAGAGTGAACGAAAGTCGTTCAACAAGGGACGTGGCGATTCCGAGTTCCGGCTCCAGACCATAACCCATGACATTGCCAACAACGAGGCGGCAATAGAGCGGATGAAAGCCGACTGGGAACGTTACGACAAAGTGGTGCAGCATGACAAGGATGGCAACCCAATCAACAATCTCACGATTGACACCTGTAACCTCTCCGATGAGAAGAATATGGGTATCCACCTGCAAGGTCTGGCACAACGTACAGACACCCACGGACAATATCAGCGTGTGGGCGAGGTCTATGGCTTCCCAATCAGCATTATCTCTGAAAGAGTATTGACTGACGGCGTTGAGAAAGTGCAGAACCGCTTTGTTGTCGAGGGCAACTACAAATATAAGTACAACAACGGCCAGTTGGCGATGGCTGACACCCACGCCGCCTGCATGAACTTTGTCAATGCTCTGGAGAAAATCCCCGGCATAATCGCCCAGTACGAGGAACGTACCGCCAAACTCAAAGCGGATGTTCCCATACTTGAAGGCATTATGGCTAAGACATGGGGCAAGGAGGACGAGTTGAAGCAGTT
The sequence above is drawn from the Duncaniella freteri genome and encodes:
- a CDS encoding tyrosine-type recombinase/integrase, yielding MDIFNLNEKVEGLVSYLQETGYSAMYIGYVKKMAEWLSENANHYKWQSFSDVEPTLKELWSNKYTYRNKVRLLRVICQYIENGLLPDGCKHYSKPHHYELLGAEYKDVTDMAFNMVDRRCKFSINVKYALSSFFFRLQEMGVYSFESITEDAVLEVFSKDIKPKMGHSLKYSVEYGLKACLPHYGKSVERIIAYLPSIPNMRKNIQYLTEQELTAIRHTLEHDSTISLQDKAIITLAMYTGLRGCDISALTLDSFDWEHDLIKITQAKTGQPLTLPLRAVVGNAVFDYLLKERPRSPEPYVFLTVQVPYRRLHTSNLDAICSKVMCKAGIRQGENERKSLHLFRHNVATALLQGGVQQPVISATLGHASPDSLDRYLSAEFKRLKECSLSIEYFPVGKGVFDV
- a CDS encoding tyrosine-type recombinase/integrase, coding for MKKKINPQAMQIAACLHDWLEHHVPSIKACSRHTLRNYHVSMTLYAEFLRTVKGITPETLNADCFCKKNIEEWIVWMKKVRNCSPATCNVRLSALRAFLKYLSDNDISFVSVFLQAENVPNEKTPKRKVIGLSKLAVDTLLSMPNQRTAIGFRDYTLLLLLYSTAVRINELLTLKICNITMDCAKPHIIVIGKGRKRRPIPLLAKPVQYLKKYLTEYHPNPGDAEALLFSSKSRGIYTPMSAENVNKMLKRYAKMAHGKCSDVPLDIHAHQFRHAKASHWLENGMNIAQISYLLGHENIQTTMVYLDITTEQEEKALETLEDENQRCVGKKWKSAKGKMELEVFLGLHK
- a CDS encoding tyrosine-type recombinase/integrase, with protein sequence MKTISFLSNAIEGYVKYRKASGRNSHSYVKNVILFDHFCAREYPGQTELTQEIVDRWCRQRPTECTNSCVSRVYPVLDFIKYMNKRGMTKIDLPQVPRSVPRTYTPHPFTHYELKRFFDACDNIKPRRGRLAAIQRMTLPVFFRLLYSSGIRTTEAILLERDDVNLENGVVSIKRGKGYDQHYVVLHDTMLPLMRTYDGKIDGLIPNRRVFFPTPDDKPHPPVWVTYHFRVLWQSCNSSRAIPYELRHNYAIENINSWTHQGFAVHDKLLALSKSMGHRQIESTLAYYSLTPAISDIMACTDNEISQQLTQDDYEKED
- the mobC gene encoding conjugal transfer protein MobC, translated to MDLIRGLSILVVVTQIYWYCHNLIGDWVFHAQTMKILNGLNDAGGLYNNLWNAKWWSLLLLALSCFGTKGVKNEKIKWRQIWIIIGIGGVLFLLNWWMMSLGWQITYIVTTVTGYVCLLLGGIWMSRMLKNNMMDDRFNDENESFQQETRLLTNDYSINLPTKFYYKKRWNEGWVNIVNPFRATIVLGTPGSGKSYAVVNNFIKQMIEKGYSLYVYDFKSPDLSTIAFNHLLNHLDKYGDVEPKFYMINFDDPERSHRCNPIHPDFMSDIADAYESAYTIMLNLNKSWVQKQGDFFVESPIVLFAAIIWFLRIYKGGRYCTFPHAIEFLCRRYEDIFPILTSYPDLENYLSPFMDAWLGGAAEQLAGQIASAKIPLSRMISPQLYWVMTGNDFTLDINNPKEPKILCVGNNPDRQNIYGAALGLYNSRIVKLINKKGMLKSGVIIDELPTIYFKGLDNLIATARSNKVAVCLGFQDFSQLERDYGKPEAAVVMNTVGNIFSGQVVGSTAKTLSERFGKVLQKRQSISINRQDVSHSFNTQMDSLIPPSKISTLTQGIFVGAVSDNIDQRIDQKIFHAEIVVDSKKVNAEMKKYVPIPILTDFKDTSEDKHKMRADIQANYDKIKQDVRDIVDNEIARIDADPKLRHLLQQKG
- a CDS encoding DUF1896 family protein, with the translated sequence MTDNNFDSRGYDLDYYNLFLRRYLSEHRFPEAEDDLFIASRSEHAYDVFVESRLAGDEWYISNEKAMAALYAGFEMSPYDFISGLLLDEFQDNISLEDESIEFWTYTFIDELKDEFKGITLGEEFFNTSDGEVFRLTVIGRITLFFEEYGL